Proteins co-encoded in one Halobacteriovoraceae bacterium genomic window:
- a CDS encoding tetratricopeptide repeat protein produces the protein MANEKVKEIISIIDEELAEVTRLNKNSKGTSPNFMLRMAELLLEKARFLKEMELDKYLAIPAKERYKHKRSEYFFESRKYFVQAQKTSLLMLKKFKNFKRKSDVYYILAYNAKEFNDLKKSIQYFDQAINLSQNDSTINYKSKLALAELYYNQRKYQKAVPLYESALRKKLEKWWTKDAYNLAWTYMRLKKYDMALRMMLEVDNYSSRKEFVDMRKNTQKDLGYFYIQAGKLDQGIKYFEDTNTNTIDGLVNISKILFDNGKFESAAKVLIRAKKYTHTEEDEVKVYFSLLNVYDKSGDIDNHYDVSAVLVSKKLNFLNETQKETLVYQIKRKAASAQKQSVSKFMKGNPKLRAKRAYEAAKYYDLLGVISPKDSTESYFLAAEAMYANSEVDKAMNYYDRSLELSEKSGDKKFKELALKGMLATMGLPNVTKKQKDSYLEKVFTLTIANSGKNKKINKIYQRLFSFYLERKNYPKAEETIYNFSKEFPSDTKTIEIMIGNIVDAYRKNGQKKEVVAWVKNIRIKNIKVSKGYYKKLREIAAIIQLQDIEKNNDNGLKKEALKAYIDIYKSPDSNWDAKVNSAYNIATLFYELGHGKKLYQWTKRSLEIKNSKKVLKFLSSYILIASDLFNRRLFAESAEIYNMTYSKICSLKTNKSDQLFNETVLTLLLNKQFEKAQMIALDGSSCGVKSSLIRDAKYNILDYYADKKDWQRYRDWLETVENERVLRGRIISSLYEYMTYLKTKVRFEESKIIENKIFNYYSETLKNNYEITAQSTDVVSLLKIEELKKMENEIWEIQLKFPFNLFVKQFTKRFQKLNKFVNFADNILKIPSGDGSVKVYRIMVETYTRYVDELLKFSPEGIDPQDLNDLRANLKRDHIPLINKIPVLINEAKSYIKKNQVLSSDNYWFFSEKRFPVNIEYHYPRSGIVMDRGGKK, from the coding sequence TTGGCCAATGAAAAAGTTAAAGAAATTATTTCAATTATTGATGAAGAGTTGGCCGAAGTAACTCGTCTAAATAAAAACTCAAAGGGAACAAGTCCAAATTTTATGCTAAGAATGGCCGAACTTCTTTTAGAAAAGGCCAGATTTCTTAAAGAAATGGAATTAGATAAATATTTAGCTATTCCTGCCAAAGAAAGATATAAACATAAAAGATCTGAATATTTTTTTGAATCACGAAAATATTTTGTACAAGCACAAAAAACATCTTTATTAATGTTAAAAAAGTTTAAAAACTTCAAAAGAAAATCAGATGTCTATTATATTTTAGCTTACAATGCCAAAGAATTTAATGATCTAAAAAAATCAATCCAATATTTTGATCAGGCCATAAATTTATCTCAAAATGATTCTACAATTAATTATAAATCTAAACTGGCCTTGGCCGAATTGTATTATAATCAAAGAAAATATCAAAAAGCAGTTCCACTTTATGAGAGTGCTTTAAGAAAAAAACTTGAAAAATGGTGGACTAAAGATGCGTATAACTTGGCATGGACTTATATGCGCCTTAAAAAATATGATATGGCCTTAAGAATGATGTTGGAAGTTGATAATTACAGCTCGAGAAAAGAGTTTGTAGATATGAGGAAAAACACACAAAAAGATCTGGGGTATTTTTATATTCAGGCCGGTAAACTTGATCAAGGAATTAAATATTTTGAAGATACAAATACAAATACAATTGATGGTCTAGTAAATATTTCAAAAATATTATTTGACAACGGAAAATTTGAAAGTGCTGCAAAAGTCCTAATCAGAGCGAAGAAATACACACATACAGAAGAAGATGAGGTCAAAGTTTATTTTTCTTTACTCAATGTTTATGACAAATCAGGAGATATTGATAATCACTACGATGTCAGTGCAGTACTAGTTAGTAAGAAATTAAATTTTTTGAATGAAACACAAAAAGAAACATTAGTTTATCAAATCAAAAGAAAGGCCGCAAGTGCTCAAAAACAGAGCGTTAGCAAGTTTATGAAAGGAAATCCTAAATTAAGAGCAAAAAGAGCATATGAAGCAGCAAAATATTATGATTTATTGGGTGTGATTTCTCCAAAAGATTCTACTGAAAGTTATTTCTTAGCAGCAGAGGCAATGTATGCAAATAGTGAAGTAGATAAAGCAATGAATTATTATGATAGATCCTTAGAACTTTCTGAAAAATCTGGAGACAAAAAATTTAAAGAATTGGCACTAAAAGGAATGCTTGCAACAATGGGTTTGCCAAACGTTACGAAAAAGCAAAAAGATAGCTACTTAGAGAAAGTCTTTACTCTAACAATTGCAAATTCAGGAAAAAATAAAAAAATTAATAAAATTTATCAAAGACTTTTTTCTTTCTATCTTGAGCGAAAGAACTATCCTAAGGCCGAAGAAACAATTTATAATTTTTCTAAAGAATTCCCAAGCGACACAAAAACAATTGAGATTATGATAGGAAATATTGTTGATGCGTATAGAAAAAACGGACAGAAAAAAGAAGTCGTTGCCTGGGTAAAAAATATAAGAATTAAAAATATTAAGGTTTCTAAGGGCTATTACAAAAAATTAAGAGAGATTGCAGCAATAATCCAACTTCAAGATATTGAAAAAAATAATGATAATGGATTAAAAAAAGAGGCCTTAAAAGCATATATCGACATTTATAAGTCTCCTGACAGTAATTGGGATGCTAAAGTTAATTCTGCCTATAATATAGCCACTCTTTTTTATGAATTAGGTCACGGAAAAAAACTTTATCAATGGACAAAAAGATCTTTAGAAATAAAAAATTCAAAAAAAGTTTTAAAATTTTTAAGCTCTTATATTCTAATTGCTTCAGATTTGTTCAACCGTAGACTATTTGCAGAATCGGCCGAAATTTATAACATGACATATAGTAAAATTTGTTCATTAAAAACGAATAAGTCTGATCAACTTTTTAATGAAACAGTATTGACATTGCTTTTAAATAAACAATTTGAAAAAGCTCAGATGATTGCCCTCGATGGAAGTAGTTGCGGTGTTAAAAGTTCGCTGATTAGAGACGCAAAATATAATATTCTAGATTACTATGCAGACAAAAAGGACTGGCAAAGATACCGAGATTGGTTAGAAACAGTAGAGAATGAACGAGTTTTACGGGGAAGGATTATATCAAGTTTGTATGAGTATATGACATATTTAAAAACTAAAGTACGGTTTGAAGAATCAAAGATCATAGAAAACAAAATATTTAACTATTACTCAGAAACCTTAAAAAATAATTATGAAATTACTGCACAATCAACTGACGTTGTTTCATTACTGAAAATAGAAGAACTCAAAAAGATGGAAAATGAAATTTGGGAAATACAACTCAAATTTCCATTTAACCTCTTTGTTAAACAATTCACTAAAAGATTTCAAAAGCTGAATAAATTTGTGAATTTTGCAGATAATATTCTCAAAATTCCCTCAGGAGATGGGAGCGTAAAGGTATATAGAATTATGGTAGAAACTTATACAAGATATGTTGATGAGCTTTTGAAATTTTCACCAGAAGGAATAGACCCACAAGACTTAAACGATTTAAGAGCAAATCTAAAAAGAGATCACATTCCTTTGATAAACAAAATTCCAGTACTCATCAATGAA